One part of the Phoenix dactylifera cultivar Barhee BC4 chromosome 4, palm_55x_up_171113_PBpolish2nd_filt_p, whole genome shotgun sequence genome encodes these proteins:
- the LOC103715829 gene encoding cinnamoyl-CoA reductase-like SNL6: protein MGVLRSTESLEAEVEEFREMLFRSSGGLEFGAWKRGSGAVRRVTDGEEGEGHGRIVCVTSAVSFLGFAIVNRLLSLGYCVRLALETQEDLDKLRDMEMFGEMERDGVWAVMASVMDLDSLCWAFDGCTGVFHTSAFVDPGGASGYSKHMADMEARAAERVIEACVRTQSVRKCVFTSSLLACVWRQNSPRNNRLPTVVDENCWSDESLCRDKKLWFALGKTMAEKAAWRAARGRDLKLVTVCPALVTGPGFRRRNSTGSIAYLKGARDLFAEGLLATVDVCKVAEAHVSVYEAMGSTACGRYICYDHIIQRKEEAAELERQLGIPNRISSETPTDHPTWFELCNRKISRIMSSRRRCAYDVYSIVYN from the exons ATGGGGGTGTTGAGGAGTACGGAGAGTTTGGAGGCGGAGGTGGAGGAATTCCGTGAGATGCTGTTCAGGAGCAGCGGAGGTTTGGAGTTTGGGGCGTGGAAGAGGGGATCGGGGGCCGTCCGGAGGGTGACGGACGgtgaggagggggagggacacGGGAGGATCGTGTGCGTCACCAGCGCCGTCTCCTTTCTCGGATTCGCCATCGTCAATCGCCTCCTCTCCCTCGGCTACTGCGTCCGCCTCGCCCTCGAAACCCAAG AAGATCTAGACAAGCTGAGGGACATGGAGATGTTTGGTGAGATGGAGAGGGACGGCGTATGGGCGGTGATGGCCAGCGTGATGGACCTTGATAGCTTATGTTGGGCGTTTGATGGATGCACCGGGGTGTTCCACACCTCGGCCTTCGTGGATCCTGGGGGTGCATCCGGCTACTCA AAGCACATGGCGGATATGGAGGCTAGAGCAGCAGAGCGAGTGATCGAAGCCTGTGTGCGTACTCAATCTGTCAGAAAGTGCGTATTTACCTCCTCTCTTCTAGCCTGTGTTTGGCGGCAGAATTCCCCTCGCAATAACCGTCTCCCCACCGTTGTTGACGAGAACTGCTGGAGCGATGAAAGCCTCTGCCGGGATAAAAAG CTATGGTTCGCACTGGGCAAGACGATGGCAGAGAAAGCAGCCTGGCGAGCGGCTCGAGGAAGGGACTTGAAGCTAGTCACGGTGTGCCCGGCTCTTGTCACCGGACCGGGATTTCGCCGCCGGAACTCCACAGGATCCATTGCGTACCTAAAAG GAGCTCGTGATTTGTTCGCAGAGGGGTTGCTTGCAACGGTTGATGTTTGCAAGGTGGCCGAGGCTCACGTAAGTGTCTACGAGGCAATGGGTAGCACGGCTTGTGGGCGGTATATCTGCTACGATCATATCAtccaaagaaaggaagaggctgCGGAATTAGAGCGGCAGCTCGGAATTCCCAACAGGATTTCCAGTGAGACCCCCACTGACCACCCAACCTGGTTCGAGCTTTGTAACAGGAAAATTTCCAGGATAATGTCATCAAGGAGGAGGTGCGCATACGATGTCTACTCAATAGTGTACAATTAG
- the LOC103715828 gene encoding uncharacterized protein LOC103715828, which produces MGGSKGGATARHRFPAPDEAGDDIECSGRSCRSCTAVLLADCIALGCCPCAVVNLLALALFKVPWVVGRRCLRLLKKRRGFTKKRVRDEGRGEQCGGMRRKSIEMGIMGIGLGEDRNIGSSDLGFEEYERVWAELYEVGHWGFGRVSFSGLPGGRGI; this is translated from the coding sequence ATGGGAGGATCGAAGGGTGGCGCGACGGCGAGACACCGGTTTCCAGCACCCGACGAGGCCGGCGATGACATCGAATGCTCCGGTCGGTCGTGCCGGTCATGCACCGCGGTCCTTCTCGCCGACTGCATCGCGTTGGGCTGCTGCCCGTGTGCGGTGGTGAACTTGTTAGCCTTGGCCTTGTTCAAGGTCCCTTGGGTGGTGGGGAGGAGGTGCCTGAGATTATTGAAGAAGAGGAGGGGTTTCACGAAAAAAAGGGTGAGAGATGAGGGAAGGGGAGAGCAGTGTGGAGGGATGAGAAGAAAGAGTATCGAGATGGGTATTATGGGAATAGGGTTGGGAGAGGATAGGAATATTGGAAGTTCGGATCTTGGGTTTGAGGAATACGAGAGGGTGTGGGCGGAGCTGTATGAGGTCGGGCATTGGGGGTTTGGGAGGGTGTCCTTCTCGGGGTTGCCGGGTGGGAGGGGCATTTAG